A window of Bacillus sp. DX3.1 genomic DNA:
ATGAGCAAAGCGGAAGGAAAACTGATTTCTGAACCCGATACCATTTCTCGTGGATTTGTGGATAGAGATTTCTCGGAACTCCGAAGAGACGTTAATCGACTTACTACAAAAACTGTTAACGAGCTACAAGAAGCAAATAGAAACCAATGGAATGTAATGAAAAAACAAATAAAAAAATCAATACGACAATATGTATATACACATACTAAGAAAAAGCCAATGATTGTTCCTATACTTATTGAAATTTAATAGGGGGGAAGTTTTAAAAAAAATGAATTAATTGATCTTCAACAATTGGGCGCAATTCTCTAATAAGAATTGTGCTCTTTCTTTTGTATTGGACCATTTAATGGAATAAGAATTCCAAGTGTCCTGTTATAAAAATGTTTTAGACCGAACATCGTTGGTCTGATTAGATTTCTCTATTCTTATTTTTCTAATTTAATAAAATAAAGATTTAGACTGAGGACTAAGTTTCATTTCGTGAAGAAAGTTTTTATTAAAATAAAGGTAAACGTCAAATATTCCCCACCTACAATTTGTAAATAACTGTAGCTTTATAATAAAGTTTGATTAAAACATCTCGTAAACCTATATTCTGTGACAAAATAAAAGAATCCATTTTGAGAAAAGATTGATCAAAATGGATTTTTTTCTAGCAGTTTTAAGATTAGTTTTTATAAAAAAGATTGATTGTTTTCAAGCTATTCAACAATCGCCCCATTAGCTGAATAAGCCATTAACCGTTTATTAATTTCCTTAATGCTTTCAACTCTTCCAAAGCACCCTATGCCAAATAATACCTCATCTTCATGTAAATAAAGTTAATCAAATTAATACTAATCCCCTTTACATATATGCCATTTTTTAATGTTAGAGCAGTCTCAACAGCTATAAACTAAACCTACTTAAAATAAATTCAAAAGATGGACGTGTAATTTTACTCCCTTAATGTATAAAATATGAAACCACATCATTAGAATTGGATATTTTTATTAAAGAAGTATTCAGATTTTAGTTGTTGTCTGGTATTTTATTTTTATCTATAAGTTTAGGATCTATAACATTATCTCTTTTAGTAATTATGATATATTTCGCATTAGTATAAATCAAATTAAAATCATCAACTTGATTTTTGGTTACATACTCAGTAATTTCCTCAGGAATTTCACTTTCATCTTTTATGAAGTCCTCATATTTTAAAAACTTTTTCTTATAGTAATGATTATTCTCATAATCGACAAAAGGTTTAATAAGAAGATCTGAGAGATAAGTACTATTACTTTTATACTAAAGAATGAAATCATTCGAAAAAATAATCTTGATGAAATTCTATTACACTTCCAAGGAGGTTCAGTACCGGTCACTTTTCATCATGAAACAAATGTCGTATGGATGAAACAAAATGACCCTACGTTTGGGAAGGTTTTAGATAGAAAAGAAGTAGCGGAAGTATTGAATATTGATGCTTCACATATCGATAATCAATATCCGATTCAAGAAGTATCAACAGGATTGCCAGTTATTCTTGTTCCTTTAAAATCGTTAGCTGCGGTTAAGAATGTAAAAATAAATAAAGAAAAGTATTTTCAACTGATTGCACAAACAGAGGCAAAGGCAATTATGGTATTTATTTCTGAAACGTATAAGGAGGAAAATCACCTTAATGTTCGTGATTTTGCGGAGTATTATGGTATTCCAGAAGATGCAGCAACTGGGAGTTCAAATGGTTGTTTAGCAGCATATGTAACAAAGCACCGCTATTTTGGTAAAGAAAAAATAAATTTACATATTGAACAAGGCTATGAGATGAATCGTCCTTCTTTATTACATGTTCGTGCGGAAGAAAAAAATCATTTGATTGAGATTTTTGTAGGTGGGGAAGTAACAAGCATTGCTAACGGGAAATGGAACGTATAATACAAATAAAGGGGGATCTATATGATTTTAAAATCAATTTTTTGTCATGTAGAAAAAGAGCAAAAAGAGTTATTTTCAACTGCTCAAGAAAAATGGAAAGAATTAACGAAACTAGAAGGATTCCATGGGCAATTTGGTGGATGGAATGAGGGGACAGCTTGTATATTTGCTGTTTGGGGAAATATGAATACATACCAGCAATTTATGAATGAAACGCATGACACAATCTTTTGCAATAGCAATCAAAAGGATACATATACATCCTGTGAAACAGAATTATATCAATCTTTATTTGATATGACAGAGACTTCATTTACAGAAGTAATTCCAAATAGTTCTTTTGCAAGAATCGCAATATGCGATGTGAAAAATGGAGATGATCAGCAGTTTTTACATGTGCAAGAAACGGTTTGGAATATAGGTATGGAAAAATCAGAAGGGATGTTAGGTGGCATTGTTGGAAGGTCCCTTACAAAGCCTAATCGTTATCTCGTTCTTTCTTTATGGAAAGACGAAGAATCGCATCAATATTATGTGGAAGAAATTTTTCCAGCGTTATATGAATCAGCAAATGTATCGGCGTATGTGTCAAATGTAAATGGGAAACAGGTTACATACGTCGATGAGTGGTCTGTATGCCCCGCATATTCTTAATAAAAAGAGTGGATACATGATGTCATATCCAAGACATATTATTTCAGCAGTAACAGTTTTCTTGAATGAGAAGAATGAAATTTTGGTACAAAAAAGTCCGAAACGAGGATAGGAAATCCCTGGTGGCCAAGTAGAAGAAGGGGAAGCAATTCGTCAAGGGGAAGAGAATCGAAAGTAGAAACAGGGATTGATATATTTTAGATGCCTACAAGCAGCTATTTCTCGGTTTTTAACATTAATCCAACAGAAGTCCTCTTCCTCAAGCACGTGCAGGGCATATTGTTTGGCGTTAGGCTTCCGAAACACTATAACGAAAAAAAAGGAAGGTGGTTTGAAGTGAAAACTGTTACTTTTAACGCTCCGCCTTCCGAACAACAAAAAAAGACAGTTCAAACATTCAATTTTAATGGAGTGAATGGAGGGCTATTCACACGGGAAAAATGGAAGAAGTTAAAAATATTTTCCAATTTATATTTTTAAATACTTGCAAAAACAATTTGAATATTGTATATTTTATAGCAATAAGTGAATGTTATTTCAAAAGCGATGAAAAGGACACGAGTTATTTTTACGGTTATACAGAGAAGGAAGGAAAGCTGAGAACTTCCTAGCGCAGAAAAATGACTTACCACCTTAGAGCTGTATTGGGGAAAATAAGTATCCAATACCGTATAGCCACGTTACGGAAAAAGAAGCTATCAAAATCCTTTATAGAAAAGGTGCGATAGGAATCTGGGTGGAACCACGGATATAAGCATATTCGTCCCTATTACTAGGGATGAGTATGCTTTTTTATTTTTTAATTTTATATCATGATAAGCAAAGAAAAGGACACGAGTTATTTTTAACGGTTATACAGAGAAGGAAGGAGAGCTGAGAACTTCCTAACGCAGGAAAATAACTTACCACCTTAGAGCTGCACTGGGGAAAAACATAGTATCTAGTGCCGTGTAAGCGACGTTACCGCAAAAGAAGCCATCGTATTTTAAAATATGATGGGAATCTGGGTGGAACCACGGGTAAAAGCACACTCGTCCCTACTATAGGGATGAGTGTGCTTTTTATTATGAAATGGAGTGGTAAAGATGAGCGAACAAGTAATTCGAATTATTTTTCCAGATGGCAGTGCAAAAGAATATGTAAAAGGCATTACTTTAGAAGCGATTGCAGCATCGATTAGCTCGAGCTTAAAAAAGAAAGCTGTAGCTGGGCAGGTAAATGGTCAATTATTTGATTTACGCCGAAACATTAATCACGATGCGAAAATTGAAATTATAACTGTAGATTCGGAAGAAGGAATACAAATCGGAAGGCACACTGCTACGCATGTGTTAGCACAAGCGGTAAAAAGATTATATCGCAATGTAAAATTAGGAGTAGGACCAGTTATTGAAAATGGATTTTATTATGATATGGATCTTCCTGATAGTATGACTGTTGAAGAATTATCTCAAATAGAAAATGAAATGCAGAGCATTATAAACGAAAATTTAGAAATGGAACGAATGGAAGTTACTAGGGATGAAGCGAAAAAGATTTTTCAAGACTTGAATGACCACTTAAAGTTAGAGCTCTTAGATGATATTCCAGCCCATGAAATTGTAACAATTTATAAGCAAGGGGAATTTTTAGATTTATGCCGCGGGCCACATTTACCGTCAACTGGATATATGAAAGCATTCAAGTTGACTCACGTTTCTGGTGCATATTGGCGCGGTGATAGTAATAATCAAGTTCTTCAACGGATATATGGTGTTGCTTTTTCTTCACAAAAGGAATTAGAAAATCACTTGCAGTTTGTAGAAGAAGCGGCAAAGAGGAATCATCGTAAGCTTGGCAATGAACTTGAATTATTTATGTTCTCTGAAGAAGCACCAGGAATGCCTTTTTATTTACCGAAAGGGCAAATCATACGAAATGAATTAGAATCTTTTCTAAGAGAATTGCAACAGAAGCATGATTACCAAGAAGTTCGTACTCCTTTTATGATGAATCAAGAGCTATGGGAGCAATCAGGACACTGGGATCATTATAAAGATAATATGTATTTTTCAGAGGTCGATCATAAAAGCTTCGCGCTAAAACCAATGAATTGTCCTGGACATATGTTGATGTTTAAAAATAAGCTACACTCCTATCGAGATTTACCAATTAGAATGTGTGAGTTCGGTCAAGTGCATCGACATGAATTTAGCGGTGCGCTGAACGGTTTATTAAGAGTACGTACATTTTGTCAAGACGATGCACATATATTCGTTACACCGGAACAAATTGAAAGTGAGATACAATCGGTAATCAAACAAATCGATTTTGTCTATCGTACATTTGGTTTTGAATATGAAATAGAACTTTCGACAAGACCAGAAGATTCAATGGGAGATGACGAACTATGGAATAAGGCAGAAGGCGCACTTGAAAATGTACTGAAATCATTACATTATAACTATAAAATTAATGAGGGGGATGGTGCATTTTATGGACCAAAAATTGATTTTCATATTAAGGATGCATTAAGAAGAAGTCACCAATGTGCAACAGTTCAACTTGATTTTCAAATGCCAGAGAAATTCAACTTACATTATATTGACGATAAAAATGAGAAAAAACGACCTGTCGTCATTCACCGTGCTGTATTAGGATCACTTGATCGATTCTTAGGTATATTAATTGAACATTTTGGTGGAGCATTTCCAACATGGTTAGCTCCTGTTCAAGTAAAGGTGATTCCTGTTTCAGTAGAAGTACATGAAGGGTACGCGAAAGAGATGGAGGAGAAGCTGAGACATGCTGGTATACGAGCTGAGCTAGACGTTCGTAATGAAAAACTCGGATATAAAATACGAGAAGCACAAATGAAAAAGACTCCTTATATTCTTGTAATCGGGGATAAAGAAATCGAGAATGAAGCTGTAAATGTACGTAGGTATGGAGAGGAGAAATCTGAAGTTGTTTCGCTATCTGCATTTATAGAAAGTGTACAGGATGAAATTTATAAGAAATGCTCTAGATAAAAAATATTAAATAAGAGTCACTTTTGAACTACAACCAATGAACTCAACCGTAAAGCTAACACTTAAGCATGAAAATCTTTTGGAGACAGACTTTGTGGATGATGATGATACTTTCGAGGGATATAATAATGGATGGCCAGCCGTTTTAAGTAACTTGAAGAGCTTGCTCGAAACAGGACGTACTTTGCCACCAATACATGTAGACTAAATTTTACTGTAGATTCAAAATAAAGTTTGTCCATATGTAAAAACTTGAACAATAATCCTGTATATAAATTTTAATACACAATTCGTTTTATAAACTATTTAGAAAAGTAAAAAGATGTCAGACAAGCTACCGAGATATGGGTAGCTTGTTTGATTTATCGACTTGCATATCGTGTGTTTTTCCTTCTAAATACAAAACTTAAAATAATTCAACGGTTTCTGATTGTAATGACTCAAAGGTTAAATGTATAATACGGAATTATTTTACCAATTGTACGGAAAAAAGATGATAATAGCTACATATGTACAGTGCTGTATTACTTCGTTTACTAATTGGAACTGTTCTTTTTGTATAGACCTTACTGGAAAATTCAACAAATCAAATAGTAAAGTGAGTAGAGATAAACGCATGCCTCCATCCTCAGATTAAGATTTTTCTATGCTAAAGCCGTAAGAATTACAGCGATACCATTAAAGCATCCGTGAATAATTATGCCTGGAACTATTGATCCAGATCTTTCATATGTCCACGCAAATATAAGCCCAGAAATGAAATTGATTGGTAAGGTGTTGTAAGTAGGAATGTGAACCAACATGAATATGAGAGAGCTAAACGCTATCG
This region includes:
- a CDS encoding PhzF family phenazine biosynthesis protein; the protein is MLLHFQGGSVPVTFHHETNVVWMKQNDPTFGKVLDRKEVAEVLNIDASHIDNQYPIQEVSTGLPVILVPLKSLAAVKNVKINKEKYFQLIAQTEAKAIMVFISETYKEENHLNVRDFAEYYGIPEDAATGSSNGCLAAYVTKHRYFGKEKINLHIEQGYEMNRPSLLHVRAEEKNHLIEIFVGGEVTSIANGKWNV
- a CDS encoding YdbC family protein, with product MILKSIFCHVEKEQKELFSTAQEKWKELTKLEGFHGQFGGWNEGTACIFAVWGNMNTYQQFMNETHDTIFCNSNQKDTYTSCETELYQSLFDMTETSFTEVIPNSSFARIAICDVKNGDDQQFLHVQETVWNIGMEKSEGMLGGIVGRSLTKPNRYLVLSLWKDEESHQYYVEEIFPALYESANVSAYVSNVNGKQVTYVDEWSVCPAYS
- the thrS gene encoding threonine--tRNA ligase: MSEQVIRIIFPDGSAKEYVKGITLEAIAASISSSLKKKAVAGQVNGQLFDLRRNINHDAKIEIITVDSEEGIQIGRHTATHVLAQAVKRLYRNVKLGVGPVIENGFYYDMDLPDSMTVEELSQIENEMQSIINENLEMERMEVTRDEAKKIFQDLNDHLKLELLDDIPAHEIVTIYKQGEFLDLCRGPHLPSTGYMKAFKLTHVSGAYWRGDSNNQVLQRIYGVAFSSQKELENHLQFVEEAAKRNHRKLGNELELFMFSEEAPGMPFYLPKGQIIRNELESFLRELQQKHDYQEVRTPFMMNQELWEQSGHWDHYKDNMYFSEVDHKSFALKPMNCPGHMLMFKNKLHSYRDLPIRMCEFGQVHRHEFSGALNGLLRVRTFCQDDAHIFVTPEQIESEIQSVIKQIDFVYRTFGFEYEIELSTRPEDSMGDDELWNKAEGALENVLKSLHYNYKINEGDGAFYGPKIDFHIKDALRRSHQCATVQLDFQMPEKFNLHYIDDKNEKKRPVVIHRAVLGSLDRFLGILIEHFGGAFPTWLAPVQVKVIPVSVEVHEGYAKEMEEKLRHAGIRAELDVRNEKLGYKIREAQMKKTPYILVIGDKEIENEAVNVRRYGEEKSEVVSLSAFIESVQDEIYKKCSR
- a CDS encoding SRPBCC domain-containing protein, translating into MRVTFELQPMNSTVKLTLKHENLLETDFVDDDDTFEGYNNGWPAVLSNLKSLLETGRTLPPIHVD